Below is a window of Candidatus Poribacteria bacterium DNA.
TACCCCGGCTTCTGGTTCCGTTGGACCTATCGGTGCTCTCGCTATCGGTATCGTCTCAGGAGTCGTCTGTTTCTGGGGTGCTACCAGCTTAAAAGCGCAACTCGGCTATGACGATTCCTTAGATGCGTTCGGTGTTCACGGTATCGGTGGGATTGTCGGGGCATTATTAACTGGAGTTTTTGCCGCCGAAGGTTTAGGTGGTGTTGGATTGGATAAAAGTATCGGGATGCAAGTTTGGGCACAGTTCCTTAGCATCGTCGTTACTATTATTTGGAGTGGTGTGCTTTCGTTTATTATCCTCAAGATTGTTGATGCCATAGTCGGCTTACGTGTTGAGGAGGATGAGGAACGCATGGGACTCGACCTTTCTCAACACAACGAACGTGGATACAACCTTTCATAGAAGACAATTTTGTAATTCCGCACGGTTACAAATCGTGCTGACAAACGTAAGGGCGGACCGCAGTGTCCGCCCTATATTTTTTCCTTATTTTGTACCGCAAACTTTTAGTTTGCGACTTAGAACACACAATCTGACAGATTATATTACAACTGAAGTGAGAACACTCAATCCTTATTTGTGTCCCCGCACTTAATTAGCCTGCCGTCACCCGTGCAACGATCTCTTCATGGGACAATCTACCACTCTCCACAAGCAAACGCTCGCTTGCGCCAATATTTCCGTATACCTCAGCAATCCATCCCGTGTCAAATGCATCACCCGTGTTATGGATAATCAGCGGTCGCGGTGCAATCAGCGTCCCGGCAGTCCGAAAGTCCCCGACCTGCCGGATATTCGGTATGGGTAGCGTTTCCAAGAAAGCAGCGTCGCCATCAAGATCGTCTTGCAGGGCAAATGCTGCTGCATCTACAACAACGTTCTTTACATCTGTGAATCCTGCCGCCAACAGACTCCACAGTCCCCCTTCACCAATCCCAATCAAATTCACTTCCGAAACGTCCCCCCTATCTGTAAAACAGTGCAGTGCCGTCACAATGTCTTGCACGCGTGATGCGGCAGTTGTTCGGTTATAGGTAGTAAAGTAATTGGTATCTTCTGATCTCTCATAATTCCTATGTTCGCCTGTACCGAAAACATCAATCAGGAGCACTTTCCGGTCGGCACTGAGCAGGTTTGTGATAAGCGGCAACGGTTCCCCCGTTTCTGTATCAATTAACTTCTCTTTGCCTTCTGGGTGAACAATAACAACCACGGGGTCATGTCCTACTTGTGGTTCTGGGCTAAATAGAATAGCGGGAATAGCGTCCCCTATGTCCTTTCTACCGATAACGAGATGTCTTGCCGACATCTGAATATGGGCTTGCAAGCTGCGCCCTACATTCCTTTGATAAGTCGTTGGAAAGGCACCTTTCGGTTCAAAAAGCGTTACGTCCATACTTTTCGGAATTTGTAATCCGAGTGCGTGTTGCAACCCGCTCCCTATCTCTTCACGGAATGTCTGGAGTTCTGTTTCATTCGTCGGTTTCCGTTGTTCTATTGCTGTACGACAGCGATTCGCCCAAGTCGGTAGAAACGTCTCCTGTTTTAAGGCATGCCTGGGCATCTCACGTTCTGAGAAAACCAGCAAGGCATCGTCCGGTTCAACCTGAAACGGCACCTCTTTGAACGCCGAAGCATCCTCTACCCCTAAGAACCATTTAGCAAACCAAGCGTATACGGCTTCGCGGCTCTCTTGATTGTAATTATGTTCTGCGTCTATCTGAACCTGATGCACTTTGTCTGCTGCATCGAAATGGGCATAGATACTTCGGATAGCAGGATATTCAACCGTCGGGGTATTCACTGTCCAGTCACCTGTCGCCGACACCAGTAGAAGCGGTCTCGGTGCCATCAGCGCGCCAATCTCAATGTTGCTAACATCTAAACGCAGGTTCGGCGCGTTTTCACAGAGGCAACCGCCTTGCATCGTCGCTGAAATCATATTCACAGGGGCAGAGACCTTGATACGTTCATCAACCGCTGTCAAGATAAAGGTCTGTGTGCCACCCCCTGACGCACCTGTACACCCAATGCGTTCACTGTCCACATCTGGCAGGCTCTCTAAAAAGTCAATGGAGCGAATACTATTTTGGAGTTGAAGGCCCATTGCACTCATACCCCATAATCCTTCGTGGACACCACCATAGCGGTGGTCTATCTGTTTACCACTATCATTGTAACCGATCATATCGTACGCAAAAATGACATAACCTTGTTTGGCGAAATTGATGCATCGTCCTGGAATTGAGCCGCGCGGAATGTTCTCAAGTCTCCCACGTGCCCAATGTCCGTGTGGACTCACAATCCCCGGAAACGGACCCGATTTCCCCAACGGACGATAAAGATTTCCGGTTGTGAAGAAGCCTGGAAAGGGTTCAAAATAGACCTTCTCCACACTGTAATCTTCTCGTTCGATTCTCCCGAAGATTTCGGCATTGAGCGGGGTCGGTTCGTGCCTCGGGATTAAGCCGTTAGCAACCCGAATTTGTTGACGTAACGCTGCGGCTTTTTCTGTCCATTCCGCTTTGCTATAACCGGGAAAGGTATAGGGCGTATTCACGTCGCGTGGCGTGCCACCGCGCGCATCGTTAACAACCTGCGAGGCATCCGTAAAAACATGGGCGAGTTCGTGGTGTTGTTCAGCCATTGCTTACTGATCTCCTATTTGTTATCTGTAGCGAGTACCATATCAGGTTTAATGCCCTCTGAGGAGGCAATCGGAGCATTCGCGCCTATCTTCTCTGACTGAAAGTCCTCGTCTTTTAGTAGTTCGATCGAAAGTCGGCATCCCAGTGCCTTGAGAATAGTCACAAAGGTGTCAAGGGGTGGAGCATCTTCGCTTGAAAGGATTTTCGACAGGGTTTCTGGTGCCATGCCGGTGTGCTTGGCAACTTCGGCAATTCCACCTTGCGATTCTATAAACGTTTTGAGGGACAACAGTAGTACGGGCGTGTCACCATCAACTTGGTATTCTTCCAATGCAAATTGAATATAGTCAATTGCTGCATCCCAATCGGCTGCAAGCTGCGCTATTACGATATCTCTCCATTTTCGGTATTTTCTCATGTTCGTGTCTCCTTGTATTCTCGCCAATAGCTTTTTGCGCGTTCGATATCCTGTACCTGCGATGCCTTGTCGCCCCCACAGAGCAGAAGGACAATTGTTCTATCCACTTCACCAAAGTAGATGCGATAACCTGGCCCAAAAGGCAGACGCAGCTCAAAGACACCGCCACCAACAGATTGGTAATCTCCAAAATTTCCCTTTTCAAGTCGGTCAAGTCTACCTCGAATTCTGCTTTGTGTTCTTGTATCTCGAACTGCGTTAAACCATTCCGTAAAGGGTTCACGTCCATTTTGCGTTCGGTAAGTTTCTATTTCTCGTGGGTGTGTGTTGCGCATTGATGGTTTCTTATACCATTTCTGATTGAAATTGTAGCATAAACTTTCAGTTTGTGCCTTCTTGTAGCATAGGAAACCGTTGGTCTCCTGCGCATTCAGGTGCCGTTAATGTGGTATAAACTTTTAGAAATGGTATTATTTCTTTTCCTATAGGTAACAGTTTGAAGTCGATGCATTAAGTATAACACAGCCGCTGCTATTTTTGAACTTAATTTAAAACCTTTGATTTCCCGAACATATTCTGATATAATACACTCAAAAAAGGACAAGACCTAATGAAAATACTGGTTATTGGGCAAGGCGGACGTGAACACACACTCGTCTGGAAACTTGCCCAGAGTTCGCTCGTTGAAAAAATCTATTGCGCCCCCGGCAATGCCGGCATCTCACAAATCGCAGAATCTATCCCTATGCCGGACCAGTTTACTGACTTGGCAGACTGGGCGGAATCCGAAAATATCGGATTAACTGTGGTCGGTCCCGAAGCACCATTGGCTGAAGGGATCGTTGATACATTCCATGAGCGCGGACTCAAAGCGTTTGGACCCGATAAACGTGCTGCTCGTCTTGAAGCAAGCAAAGATTTCGCCAAGCAGCTGATGGTGAAAAACAATATACCAACCGCAGCGCACCGCACATTCGTGGATGCTGAGGAGGCGATGGCGTATATTGAGGATCAAAATACACCTGTTTTTGTTAAGGCAGATGGACTTGCCGCTGGCAAAGGCGTTATCCCCGGACGTACCTTCAAACAGGCGGCGCAAGCTGTCACAACTATTTTAATAGACAAAGCATTTGGCGAAGCAGGCGATAGCGTCGTAATTGAGGAAGAATTAATCGGCGAAGAAGCCTCGTTTACCGTTCTCACTGATGGCACACACTGTCTGCCTTTTGTCTCTTCGCAAGACCATAAAATGTCGCACGACGGGGATACGGGTAAAAATACCGGCGGAATGGGTGCTTATTCGCCTGCTCCTGTTATCACACCTGAACTGCACGACGATGTGATGCAGCACATCGTCTACCCGACTATCAACGGTATGGCGGCTATCGGAAGACCCTTCAGAGGTGTGCTATACGTCGGTTTGATGATTACGGATGCCGGTCCGAAGGTGGTGGAATTCAACTGTCGTTTTGGAGACCCGGAGGCACAAGTGCTTTTACCGCGTCTCAAGAGCGATTTGGTGCCTTTGTTGATGGCGTGTATTGATGGAACGATCGCACAGCACACTAACGTGCAATGGCATGACGAAGCCGCCGCTTGTGTCGTCATGGCTTCGGGGGGGTATCCTGACCCTTACCAAACGGGCAAAATTATTACAGGCTTGGAAGATGCTGCAACGCTTGAAGCGGTGAATGTCTTTCACGCTGGCACGAAACACGACGGTGAAAACATCGTCACGGATGGCGGTAGGGTGTTAGGTGTTACGGCTACTGCTGATGGGTTACACGATGCGATTCAACGGGCATATCAGGGCGTTTCTGCTATTCGGTTCGCCGATGCGCATTTTCGGAACGACATTGGATACCGAGCATTAGAACGCCTTTGAGATGGTGTAAGAAAATTTGTCTAACTTAGGTGTTGGCGTTCTTTAAGATGTTCAATAATCTTACCAATCTTAAAATCCTGTAAATCCTAATTCTAACGGACGAAATAGCGTCAACTTAGAGTAATATATTGGCGTTACAATGGTATGAATGAATGGTTGCTGAGCTCACATACAAAATTGCCAAATGTTGCACCCCACAAGAGGGAGACCCAATTACCGGCTATTTCAAAGAGGACGGCACGATTACTGTCCACAACGCCACCTGCAATGCAGTCCAAGGTTTACGGACAGAGCGGTTGCTAAAGGTAACATGGGATGAGATCCGGACGACCGAAGTCGCAGCGGATGCCGTTCCACTCGCACCCGAATTTGCCGAACTTGATGAAACGGATTACTTTATACTCAAGCACCATCAAGAATTCGGAATGGACTACTCCATCGTTGTCGCTGAGACTTTAAGAGTTCCGCTTGAAGAGATGCAACAACGACACCGAAAATTAAGGGAACTTGGTGGGTTAAAACGGGTGCAAGGACGTGTAATCCAATATCGAAAGAACATCGTTAAAGGCAAGTGGATCAAACACCGGAATCATACCTACTATGAATTGACACCAGAAGGCAAAACGTGGATTGCAGCTTTTGAAGATCAGCAAACTTTGGCATCTACCATGTAGTATAACCTATTAGGTTGTGCTATCCAAACGTCTGTCTTCGTCCGGGTATCTCCACCTAAAAGAATGCCTTACGGTCAAAATTGCGTCCGTCCTGATCTTAATTATTGATTGCCGAGACGCGTACCGATGAAAAAACACACTGAGAGGGTTTATCATGTTAAATCAACTTCTAAATTGGCGCATTGATGCCGAACGGCGTAGAAATAGGATACGTTCTGTCGTTTTATTATCTCTTATTGTTCACATGATCGTTGTCATTGTCTATCTCTTCTTGCCAATAAACCAACTCAGCGATCAGCAGGAGGATGCCTTTGCTGTTGATTTGATTGACGATGCAGAAGCACCCAGGAAGCGCAGCCCAAAGCCCAAACCGCCATTGACAAAAAAATTATATGATCCCAATCAGCAGCTCGCAAGAAATGCGGAGGATAGGAAAATTGAAACGACGCGGAACAAAATAGATGAAGTCATGAAACTCAGTTCACGCGTTGTGATTCAGGATGTTGAAGTCAATAAAGCACCGGTGAGTGAAACCATCCCAGATGTTATGACGGATGCCCAATTACGAGATGCGGAAGCCTCAAATCTCAGTAGGCTCATCTCACAACCCGGACGCACCGATGGTCGCGGGGTTGTTACCGGTAGAGTCCGAGCGCGTGGAGACGAGGGCATGGGGAGGTTCCGTGGCAGTGGACAGGGCGGCGGGGACGGACTCCTCGGCGGTGGTGGGGCTGACGGTATCGCAGATCGGCTTGGCATCATTGATTTCCTCAACGAACTTAACGGACCCAAAGAGGTCGTCTACTGTCTTGACATCACCGCAAGTATGGTGGCAGCGGGAATGAAAAAGTTACCATTGGCAGTAAGCGCTCTAAAAGATTCCGTAATGATGTTAGGAGATGAGGATAAGTTTAACATTGTAACGTTTTCTACCACAGCGGAAACTATGAGTGAGAAAATGATTCCTGCGAATGCGACGAACATAGAACGTGTCTTCAAGTACCTTGA
It encodes the following:
- a CDS encoding type II toxin-antitoxin system RelE/ParE family toxin; the protein is MRNTHPREIETYRTQNGREPFTEWFNAVRDTRTQSRIRGRLDRLEKGNFGDYQSVGGGVFELRLPFGPGYRIYFGEVDRTIVLLLCGGDKASQVQDIERAKSYWREYKETRT
- a CDS encoding helix-turn-helix domain-containing protein, whose amino-acid sequence is MRKYRKWRDIVIAQLAADWDAAIDYIQFALEEYQVDGDTPVLLLSLKTFIESQGGIAEVAKHTGMAPETLSKILSSEDAPPLDTFVTILKALGCRLSIELLKDEDFQSEKIGANAPIASSEGIKPDMVLATDNK
- a CDS encoding VWA domain-containing protein; the encoded protein is MLNQLLNWRIDAERRRNRIRSVVLLSLIVHMIVVIVYLFLPINQLSDQQEDAFAVDLIDDAEAPRKRSPKPKPPLTKKLYDPNQQLARNAEDRKIETTRNKIDEVMKLSSRVVIQDVEVNKAPVSETIPDVMTDAQLRDAEASNLSRLISQPGRTDGRGVVTGRVRARGDEGMGRFRGSGQGGGDGLLGGGGADGIADRLGIIDFLNELNGPKEVVYCLDITASMVAAGMKKLPLAVSALKDSVMMLGDEDKFNIVTFSTTAETMSEKMIPANATNIERVFKYLDRFTPEGLWKNSDTNILLAIEAALTFEPTVVVLITDGLPQVDKNSEVHIETNTQKILDIVREQNRNNAVIYVVGLEINLKHSRGAELLVSLAEEHNGKIKAIDGGQLFEFAEQEGLND
- a CDS encoding DUF2250 domain-containing protein, producing MVAELTYKIAKCCTPQEGDPITGYFKEDGTITVHNATCNAVQGLRTERLLKVTWDEIRTTEVAADAVPLAPEFAELDETDYFILKHHQEFGMDYSIVVAETLRVPLEEMQQRHRKLRELGGLKRVQGRVIQYRKNIVKGKWIKHRNHTYYELTPEGKTWIAAFEDQQTLASTM
- the purD gene encoding phosphoribosylamine--glycine ligase, which produces MKILVIGQGGREHTLVWKLAQSSLVEKIYCAPGNAGISQIAESIPMPDQFTDLADWAESENIGLTVVGPEAPLAEGIVDTFHERGLKAFGPDKRAARLEASKDFAKQLMVKNNIPTAAHRTFVDAEEAMAYIEDQNTPVFVKADGLAAGKGVIPGRTFKQAAQAVTTILIDKAFGEAGDSVVIEEELIGEEASFTVLTDGTHCLPFVSSQDHKMSHDGDTGKNTGGMGAYSPAPVITPELHDDVMQHIVYPTINGMAAIGRPFRGVLYVGLMITDAGPKVVEFNCRFGDPEAQVLLPRLKSDLVPLLMACIDGTIAQHTNVQWHDEAAACVVMASGGYPDPYQTGKIITGLEDAATLEAVNVFHAGTKHDGENIVTDGGRVLGVTATADGLHDAIQRAYQGVSAIRFADAHFRNDIGYRALERL
- a CDS encoding acetylxylan esterase, producing the protein MAEQHHELAHVFTDASQVVNDARGGTPRDVNTPYTFPGYSKAEWTEKAAALRQQIRVANGLIPRHEPTPLNAEIFGRIEREDYSVEKVYFEPFPGFFTTGNLYRPLGKSGPFPGIVSPHGHWARGRLENIPRGSIPGRCINFAKQGYVIFAYDMIGYNDSGKQIDHRYGGVHEGLWGMSAMGLQLQNSIRSIDFLESLPDVDSERIGCTGASGGGTQTFILTAVDERIKVSAPVNMISATMQGGCLCENAPNLRLDVSNIEIGALMAPRPLLLVSATGDWTVNTPTVEYPAIRSIYAHFDAADKVHQVQIDAEHNYNQESREAVYAWFAKWFLGVEDASAFKEVPFQVEPDDALLVFSEREMPRHALKQETFLPTWANRCRTAIEQRKPTNETELQTFREEIGSGLQHALGLQIPKSMDVTLFEPKGAFPTTYQRNVGRSLQAHIQMSARHLVIGRKDIGDAIPAILFSPEPQVGHDPVVVIVHPEGKEKLIDTETGEPLPLITNLLSADRKVLLIDVFGTGEHRNYERSEDTNYFTTYNRTTAASRVQDIVTALHCFTDRGDVSEVNLIGIGEGGLWSLLAAGFTDVKNVVVDAAAFALQDDLDGDAAFLETLPIPNIRQVGDFRTAGTLIAPRPLIIHNTGDAFDTGWIAEVYGNIGASERLLVESGRLSHEEIVARVTAG